The Streptomyces sp. NBC_00691 genome has a segment encoding these proteins:
- a CDS encoding DUF3846 domain-containing protein: MSQTHTEPAFALLVRPGGAFQVLDWPSTPTDRQHLMYATIECDRYDVADITADLSLWIDDEGLMAEKPEMNLPATAIYARYGNPHQFYFGNALFTGGTDSEGETLGLTKDKVLELVEVLTEITNPIPFQRTKS, encoded by the coding sequence ATGTCCCAGACGCACACGGAACCCGCCTTCGCCCTGCTCGTCCGCCCCGGAGGAGCGTTCCAGGTCCTCGACTGGCCCAGCACCCCCACCGACCGACAGCACCTCATGTACGCCACCATCGAATGCGACCGCTACGACGTCGCCGACATCACCGCCGACCTTTCGCTCTGGATCGACGACGAAGGCCTCATGGCCGAAAAGCCGGAGATGAACCTCCCGGCCACCGCCATCTACGCGCGGTACGGAAACCCCCATCAGTTCTACTTCGGAAACGCCCTCTTCACCGGCGGAACCGATTCCGAAGGGGAAACCCTCGGACTGACGAAGGACAAGGTCCTGGAACTGGTCGAAGTCCTCACCGAAATCACCAACCCGATCCCGTTCCAGCGCACCAAGAGCTAA
- a CDS encoding RapZ C-terminal domain-containing protein: MQTTHLPGRGLVAAVVSSIGIRHDGALSLADTGLYLDLSRVVRNPADDPTMRFRTGLDDDVYAHVLKTPGALTLINRTAVQLRALADEMPAGRLARLTVACKGGRHRSVAAAETVGCLVWEAWGGAYGVDIEHHHIDHPVLTSPTPA, encoded by the coding sequence ATGCAGACCACACACCTTCCCGGGCGCGGCCTGGTCGCCGCCGTCGTCTCCTCCATCGGTATCCGCCACGACGGCGCCCTGAGCCTCGCCGACACCGGCCTCTACCTCGACCTCAGCCGCGTCGTGCGCAACCCCGCCGACGACCCCACGATGCGCTTCCGCACCGGCCTGGACGACGACGTCTACGCCCACGTCCTCAAGACTCCCGGCGCTCTGACTCTGATCAACCGCACCGCCGTGCAGCTCCGGGCCCTGGCCGACGAAATGCCCGCGGGCCGTCTGGCCCGCCTCACCGTGGCATGCAAGGGCGGCCGTCACCGCAGTGTCGCGGCTGCCGAGACAGTCGGCTGCCTCGTCTGGGAGGCATGGGGCGGCGCGTACGGCGTCGACATCGAGCACCACCACATCGACCACCCCGTCCTGACCTCTCCCACCCCCGCCTGA
- a CDS encoding IS110 family transposase: protein MPEIWAGLDIGKKHHHAVVIDADGKRLLSRRVMNDENELLQLIADVLEISGDVLWAVDINTGIAALATGLLLNHGQPVAYLTGRTIHQASTTYRGEGKTDARDAFIIADQARIRRDVSMLRPGDDIALDLRLLTARRLDVVHDRTRQINPLRAQLLEFFPALERALDLTKKGPVVLLTAYQTPAAIRRMGIRRLETWLRSRKVQRAGALAAAAVEAAQAQMTALRGEELGAELVGRLARSVAAHNDEAAELDARIEARFRQHRDAEIILSMPGMGPTTGAEFIAATGGDLTAFASPDRLAGFAGLASVPWASGKVSGNLRRPRRYHRGLQRALYLSTQVSVFFCPVSKAYYDRKRKEGKGHKQAVIALARRRVNVLWAMIRDQTPFQAAPALARAA, encoded by the coding sequence GTGCCCGAAATCTGGGCCGGACTGGACATCGGCAAGAAGCACCACCACGCCGTGGTGATCGACGCCGACGGCAAGCGGCTGCTGTCCCGCCGCGTCATGAACGACGAGAACGAGCTGCTCCAGCTCATCGCCGATGTCCTGGAGATATCCGGTGACGTGCTGTGGGCCGTGGACATCAACACCGGCATCGCCGCCCTGGCCACCGGGCTCCTCCTGAACCACGGACAGCCCGTCGCCTACCTCACCGGCCGGACCATCCACCAGGCGTCCACCACCTACCGCGGCGAAGGCAAGACCGACGCCCGCGATGCCTTCATCATCGCCGACCAGGCCCGCATCCGCCGCGACGTCAGCATGCTCCGCCCCGGCGACGACATCGCCCTCGACCTGCGGCTCCTCACCGCCCGGCGCCTGGACGTCGTCCACGACCGCACCCGCCAGATCAACCCCCTGCGCGCCCAGCTCCTGGAGTTCTTCCCCGCGCTCGAACGGGCCCTGGACCTGACAAAGAAGGGCCCCGTCGTCCTGCTGACCGCCTACCAGACCCCGGCCGCGATCCGCCGCATGGGCATCCGACGGCTGGAGACCTGGCTGCGCTCCCGCAAGGTTCAAAGGGCCGGCGCGCTCGCGGCCGCAGCCGTAGAAGCCGCCCAGGCCCAGATGACCGCCCTGCGCGGGGAGGAGCTCGGGGCCGAGCTCGTCGGCCGCCTCGCCCGCTCGGTGGCTGCCCACAACGACGAGGCGGCCGAACTCGACGCCCGGATCGAAGCCCGCTTCCGCCAGCACCGGGACGCCGAGATCATCCTCAGCATGCCCGGCATGGGACCCACCACCGGCGCCGAGTTCATCGCCGCGACCGGCGGCGACCTCACCGCCTTCGCCAGCCCCGACCGCCTCGCCGGCTTCGCGGGCCTAGCCTCCGTCCCCTGGGCCTCCGGAAAAGTCAGCGGCAACCTGCGCCGGCCCCGCCGCTACCACCGCGGCCTCCAACGCGCCCTCTACCTCTCCACCCAGGTCAGCGTGTTCTTCTGCCCCGTCTCGAAGGCGTACTACGACCGGAAGAGGAAGGAGGGCAAGGGGCACAAGCAAGCCGTCATCGCCCTCGCCCGCCGACGCGTCAACGTCCTCTGGGCCATGATCCGTGACCAGACTCCCTTCCAAGCAGCCCCAGCCCTCGCCCGAGCCGCTTGA
- the azu gene encoding azurin, which produces MAECSVTVDSTDQMSYDTKEITIDRSCKEFTIRLTFSGELAKNVMGHNLVISRTADMQNIVTEGMSQGLDNDYLKKDNPAIIAHTAMIAAEEKETSVTFDPSKLEVGGDYSFFCTFPGHVAMMKGKVVVK; this is translated from the coding sequence ATGGCTGAGTGCTCGGTGACCGTCGACTCCACTGACCAGATGAGCTACGACACCAAGGAGATCACGATCGACAGGAGCTGTAAGGAGTTCACGATCCGTCTCACGTTCTCCGGTGAGCTGGCGAAGAACGTGATGGGTCACAACCTCGTCATCAGCAGGACGGCCGACATGCAGAACATCGTCACGGAGGGCATGTCCCAGGGTCTCGACAACGACTACCTCAAGAAGGACAACCCGGCGATCATCGCCCACACCGCGATGATCGCAGCGGAGGAGAAAGAAACCTCCGTCACGTTCGACCCCTCCAAGCTGGAGGTCGGCGGGGACTACTCCTTCTTCTGCACCTTCCCCGGACACGTCGCGATGATGAAGGGCAAGGTCGTAGTGAAGTGA
- a CDS encoding helix-turn-helix domain-containing protein: MTDTPLSLAARLAADPDPARRFQLARAASEAAAAAAAAPFEDEASGALNELIAQHGGNVAAAAREVGLTAQALHKRVKRHKDGGAARPAPSAAEQPQPALRFESAEFAVTALENWTLRQQEITDQRDVFLLGALAAGVDPVTVAETTGVGLDTLRRIRPAGNITLSAIAHNWDPVLEDFARAVDARARALAADVTSSTTRAAHRVWWHTARYIVTNAAPTALMPDLPNEEDFASTEEYVEAMINREPTPEETAEDERQPTALAVTDGADAFLAALWVEMRRQATTTHAPGGDEEIHAAHRQACGELADAIHHLRTTGQVPPSLTEGAA, encoded by the coding sequence GTGACCGACACCCCCCTGAGCCTCGCGGCCCGTCTCGCGGCCGACCCGGATCCAGCCCGCCGTTTCCAGCTCGCCCGCGCCGCGTCCGAGGCCGCCGCCGCAGCTGCCGCCGCCCCGTTCGAGGACGAGGCCAGCGGCGCCCTGAACGAGCTGATCGCCCAGCACGGCGGGAACGTCGCCGCCGCCGCCCGCGAAGTCGGCCTGACCGCGCAGGCCCTCCACAAGCGCGTGAAGCGGCACAAGGACGGCGGTGCGGCCCGCCCGGCGCCGTCCGCAGCCGAGCAGCCCCAGCCCGCCCTACGGTTCGAGAGCGCCGAGTTCGCCGTGACCGCCCTGGAGAACTGGACACTGCGCCAACAGGAGATCACCGACCAGCGGGACGTCTTCCTCCTCGGCGCACTCGCCGCCGGCGTGGACCCGGTCACCGTCGCCGAGACGACCGGCGTCGGTCTCGACACCCTGCGCCGCATCCGCCCGGCCGGGAACATCACCCTGTCCGCCATCGCCCACAACTGGGACCCCGTCCTCGAAGACTTCGCCCGCGCCGTCGACGCCCGCGCCCGCGCCCTCGCCGCCGACGTCACCAGCAGCACCACAAGGGCCGCCCACCGCGTGTGGTGGCACACCGCGCGGTACATCGTCACCAACGCCGCCCCCACAGCCCTGATGCCCGACCTCCCCAACGAGGAGGACTTCGCGTCCACGGAGGAGTACGTGGAGGCCATGATCAACCGCGAGCCGACGCCGGAGGAGACGGCCGAGGACGAGCGCCAGCCCACCGCACTCGCGGTCACCGACGGCGCGGACGCCTTCCTCGCGGCCCTGTGGGTGGAGATGCGCCGCCAGGCCACCACCACCCACGCTCCCGGCGGGGACGAGGAGATCCACGCCGCGCACCGGCAGGCCTGCGGTGAACTCGCCGACGCCATCCACCACCTGCGCACCACCGGCCAGGTCCCGCCCTCCCTCACCGAGGGGGCGGCGTGA
- a CDS encoding STAS domain-containing protein: MRNDDRARADAVLHASAGEGHIYSAPGGADVYRTATRPDGTARLVASGEFDMDSSPCLQHALADARADGATSIELDVAAVAFGDSTFLQTLVRAHHKLRRIVLVGPAPHHLRQLFDLTGTTDLFHYAT; the protein is encoded by the coding sequence GTGAGGAACGACGACCGCGCCCGCGCGGACGCCGTCCTGCATGCGTCCGCCGGCGAAGGCCACATATACAGCGCCCCAGGCGGAGCCGACGTCTACCGGACGGCCACCAGGCCTGACGGCACCGCGCGCCTGGTGGCGTCCGGCGAGTTCGACATGGACAGCAGCCCCTGCCTGCAACACGCCCTCGCCGACGCCCGCGCGGACGGCGCCACCAGCATCGAGCTCGACGTGGCCGCCGTCGCCTTCGGCGACTCCACCTTCCTCCAGACCCTCGTCCGCGCCCACCACAAGCTGCGCCGCATCGTCCTCGTCGGCCCCGCACCCCACCACCTGCGGCAGCTCTTCGACCTCACCGGCACCACCGACCTCTTCCACTACGCCACCTGA
- a CDS encoding DNA polymerase Y family protein, with the protein MTGTSVIWHVRCRPDTSPEDYRNVLDLLTGFTPQVQPLPPLAALAQVRGSLRLFGVDAGELAARFRVQALVQTGVDTHIGVADTWATAATASARTGRSGVLHLPDHRAVEHFLAPLPIQALHGIGPAQAGQLQRYGLHTVGALAAMEETVVCRILGGKAGRTLRARARGIDPRAVAVRKMPESTAESFAFDRDVYDPVLVRAALLDLAVTLGGRIRGRGQIASGLTLAVRLAGGGTTERTKRLPQPSAHTEDLRAGTLRLLDAMAFQRARIRRLTLAAEDLRSADEGPGTQLSLDDAREARLRLEPVIDKLNARYGHRVAGPAAAYRRAS; encoded by the coding sequence ATGACGGGTACGAGCGTGATCTGGCACGTCCGCTGCCGCCCGGACACGTCCCCCGAGGACTACCGCAACGTCCTGGACCTCCTCACGGGCTTCACCCCGCAGGTCCAGCCGCTTCCGCCGCTCGCCGCGCTCGCGCAGGTCAGGGGATCGCTGCGGTTGTTCGGTGTGGACGCCGGCGAACTCGCGGCCCGCTTCCGGGTGCAGGCACTGGTGCAGACCGGTGTCGACACCCACATCGGCGTTGCCGACACCTGGGCGACCGCCGCCACCGCCTCCGCCCGCACCGGCCGGTCCGGGGTGCTCCACCTGCCCGACCACCGCGCGGTCGAACACTTCCTCGCCCCCCTCCCGATCCAGGCGCTGCATGGCATCGGACCCGCCCAGGCCGGCCAGCTCCAGCGGTATGGCCTCCACACCGTGGGCGCGCTGGCCGCCATGGAGGAGACCGTGGTGTGCCGCATCCTCGGCGGCAAGGCCGGACGCACCCTGCGCGCCCGGGCCCGCGGCATCGACCCGCGCGCGGTCGCGGTGCGGAAGATGCCCGAGTCCACGGCGGAGTCGTTCGCGTTCGACCGGGATGTCTACGACCCGGTTCTGGTCCGTGCCGCGCTCTTGGACCTGGCTGTCACGCTCGGGGGCCGGATCCGCGGCCGCGGGCAGATCGCCAGTGGCCTCACTCTGGCCGTCCGTCTCGCTGGCGGCGGCACCACCGAGCGGACGAAACGCCTCCCGCAGCCGTCCGCTCACACCGAAGACCTGCGCGCCGGAACCCTCCGGCTCCTGGACGCGATGGCCTTCCAACGAGCCCGGATCCGCCGTCTCACCCTCGCTGCCGAAGACCTTCGCTCGGCCGATGAAGGCCCCGGCACCCAGCTCTCCCTCGATGACGCGCGGGAGGCGCGTCTGCGGCTGGAGCCGGTGATCGACAAGCTGAACGCCCGCTACGGACACCGGGTCGCCGGGCCTGCCGCCGCCTACCGGAGGGCGAGCTGA
- a CDS encoding DUF6233 domain-containing protein, producing MSELPPDLPRLRTLEHWLVLSLDRVRERIAEVETREAALRPVRALPEGPGWVLSFLREGGRPVADSIHIGDCRLAARHRKPLSREEARRALTDGGMRACEICRPDSELGILD from the coding sequence ATGTCCGAACTGCCACCCGACCTCCCGCGACTCCGGACCCTGGAGCACTGGCTCGTGCTGTCCCTGGACCGCGTACGGGAGCGAATAGCCGAGGTCGAGACCCGGGAGGCTGCCCTGCGTCCGGTGCGGGCGTTGCCGGAGGGTCCCGGCTGGGTGCTGTCCTTCCTGCGTGAGGGCGGGCGGCCGGTCGCAGACAGCATCCACATAGGTGACTGCCGCCTCGCCGCCCGGCATCGCAAGCCGCTCAGCCGTGAGGAGGCCCGCCGGGCGCTGACCGACGGCGGGATGCGGGCGTGCGAGATCTGCCGCCCGGACTCCGAACTCGGCATCCTCGACTGA